AACTCCAGCCAAGACAAACTGGGGGTCGAGTGGATTCAGTGCAGTGGGAGAGCAGGGTCAGGTATCGAGGAATCACCACCTGTTGGCCCAGCTTGCTGTTCAGAGACAGCTGAGCATTAAAGCTGTACCGTTTCAAGTGTAGGATCAGCACTCTGTagacacaaaaaaagttaaGAGCTTATTTTTACTCTAGTTATTGAGAGATGCTTACAGGAAATGACAATTGTGATATCAACTATAGCTGAACAACATTATAGCTACTAACATTAAACTTAGAAATTCTGCTCAACTCTCAAATGTGTTTACCTACtaaagttttgttttcaatATATTAACgtacatttagtaattttgtAAATACTTTTATCCATAGTGATTTACTAGTGAGGTATAATTCAAGCAAAAAAattaagtcaaggagaaaacattaaagcaaagtgcttgTGCATGTACACTTCCCTCTAAAAGTATTAAAACAGTGAGGTtggttcctttatttttgctgtagactgaaaacagtTGGGTatgacatcaaaagataaatatgagacaaaaaatgaacatttcagcttttatttctaggTGTTTCGGTCTGGACATGTTACACAACTTaaaagatagcaccttttgtttgaacccacccatttttcatgcGTGTAGCATGCGTTTTAAGTAGAAATCAGTCACTCTGATTGGTTTGCCAGGTGGGAAGGCACCCTGTTTTCAAACCTTTtatttgaacccacccattttaCATGTGAGCccaagtattggaacatgtgactgaaaggtgtgttttgtgttctattatgttgattattcaaacaataaatagaaattAATGTCTACATTCAGTTtcagattagtttttttttgttcagaccgcatttattgttattgttatagTGTAACCAACATAAAAAACCAGGGTGCTCTATATAGGTGACAAACAAGCAATAATAAGCTGAGAGAGAATGGAAAATCAATTAGAGCCATTGCACATACATTGGCCATAACAAGTACAACCACTTGGAATGtcctgaagaaaaaaacaccaccGGTGTACTAAGTCACAGATGTGTGTAATGGGTAgactaaagaaaacaacagcagttaacgacagaaacacagagctgtaaagaaacaaatgttaGTGACATCATCAGCAACATTTCACCCTGTATAGATACCTGGGAAGTTTGCTGAACTTGTGTGTCACAGTTGCTGCTTTCCCATTGCACTTTTCACAAGAGTACTCAATTTCCTCcatctgcaaaagaaaaagtagcTAGCTTAACCATATTATACATTGTTTGGTTTCAGAACAGTTTTTTGCAAAGGGGGGACAGCAAGCTTGGAACGTGGCCCAAGATGAATATTTCAttgattaaaaatgcaaaagacAAACCCTAAAAAAGAGATCCAGAGAATCCTGAATCGATCGAAGTGGAAGAGTTTTCTTCCTGCGTGGTAGGTCGATGGACAAGTCATTGAACTGCTCTCTCTTGGTCACCACCTCCCcacagctgcaaaacaacatACATTTATTACTTCAGAGCCACTAACACTTTTGACAAATACTTTAAAGATTCTTCTGATCAAGGAGGAGATGGGCCTCACCCTTTGCAGGTGATTGTGTGCTGCACCTCAAATTCCATGTTAACTGCCACAGGGCAGGTGTAGATGCGGGAGGTATCCACCTCTTCACCAGGCTCTGCCTTGACTGTCGATGTTGTTGCCTCCTGGCCATTCTCAGATGCAACAGAGAATGACGCAGCTTCATTTGTCCAGCTCTTGTTCATTTTCTCCACATCATCCTTCAGCTGGTCCAAACACTGGCTCAGGAACTCATGAGCATCCTGACAAACATAACATTTGCCATAAAATTTTTACATGTTTCCACAGAAACTGACACAATTGTCACAATATGTCTATTATGATAAAGTTTGTGTGGAGTGTCATGACATAGATTTAATTCTAGAGGGAGATCTTACATTCTGCATGTTTCCAGAGAAACGCTCTGCTGTGGTGGAGATGGCACTTTTCACTTTCCTCAAAAGGTCCTTTTTGGTCTCTGGACAGCCCACATCTTTTTTGACCATAAGGTGAGCAAAACGCCTGCAGGGTGTGGAGATACCATGTAGAAATAAGCAAAAGCTGTAAATTGTAAAAGCCTTTTTAGGCGAGTTCTGAAATAATTTACTTTACCGTATTTTCcacactataaggcgcaccgcattataaggcgcaccctcaatgaatggcctattttaaaacgtttttcatatataaggcacaccacattataaggcgcatagaatagacgctacagtagaggctggggttacgttatgcaaccattagatggagctgcgctaaagggaatgtcaacaaaacagtcagataggtcggtcaaactttataaatagattacaaaccagcgTTCTGACAACTACCTTCACTCCCAAAATtatgttgatgatgtgctctggccGTGTCAcgcctttcagttcaagtgataaattaataacaataagttgtgacaaaggcagctaaaaagtattatagtattgttcttaataTTTGTCAGGGTGAGAGTTGTGTAcattagttgatctttgttatgataattagttgcagagtgagtgctctttccactctctgttcaatagtacagctttgacgtattttctccgtcggtaaattaagttagtttccacagtaaaacgaactggttcatgtatatgctgggtgtgctttatacgtttgtgccttggaaaacatttgtctttgtaagtattaacatgtttattgtcattagaagtatgttagttgttacctgttacatgtgataaattacgtgtgcgtgttattgtaattagcttcattcaagtcaagctagcatgtgcgagtgtaacatacaaAATGAGTAACGACGTGTATTATTTGataattttgtttctttctgtttctttcagttacataaagaaaagataaaatgtagtaatgtaatgttaaattCTGTCGCTGCTGgtctattcccgtgttctactgcgtgactgatcACTGCGTCGTAAGcgtgtctcttaataggagcTATTTTGGGGTCtttggacaaacacacaaatggaaatgaaacggcACGCTTCGGGCAgtcatatatcccagcatgcacagCGTGCTACTTCTTCTACGAGGGAAAATGGAGTCGGCGGCTGCTTACCGTAGTTGCGAGATCTGTTGCGGCTTAATATTGATCCATACATAAGGCGCACtggattataaggcgcactgttggcttttgagaaaattgaaggctcttaggtgcgccttatagtgcggaaaatatgGTACATATGTTTTTGATCTTTTTTGGGGGGAATTTAGTTTGCCACTGACTGCTTCTAACCAAAAAATGAAAGACATCAAAGCAAGACTTTTCTGAATCACACTGAAGGCAACAGAGGCTACACAAGCTTAATGTAGTACCTGAGCAATGCATTAATAGGCACCTTCCTCCATGGGATGCTCTGTTTCAGCATGTCATtggagaaagaggggaggctGAAGAGGGACTGCAGGATGGCATTCATGTAGCAAGTGTTACCCAAGTTGGAAAACCTGCAGTATAGAAGTATAAATGAATATTGCATTTTCTACACACTGCAACTAAATGTCTAATAACTAACCAAAAGTCTACAGTTAAATTCATGCTAGGTCCACGCAACACATTAGACACGTTTGTCTAATACGGAATTTGAGAACTTGCATCgacatatttttataatgtaagaaaatgttttactgtcatTATTCATCTATGTAATAGTAAATCTAATTATTGTCAAATGAAAGACAGATGGTATCTTTGCAAGAGAGTCAAAAGCTTCTTTTCTGAGTTTTCCTTGTGTGTCTTTTGAATTTACAGCATTCACAATCAATGCAATCAATCTCTCCCCATTTTCAACCCATTAAAATTATTCTTACCCTTGCAGTGGGGGCTGAGTCGGTGCAAGAGTAGAAGGCCTCTGCTTATTCCAGCCGCCATAGTCCAGAGAGGTGCGAACCTTTTTGAATGGAGTGGAATGGTTGGGCAGCATTAGGCTTCTCTTGGTTGTGGAGGTCTGTGCTGTACTAGATGGTCTGACAGGATTTTAGAGCAGAAGATTGGTCTTAGTGACTGGCTTAACAGCAATTTGCTGAtaatttcattttccattttaagtCAAAAAGCTTAAGCAATGAAGTTGATTACTAAAGAAAGTCACCTGTCCAGGAAAGAGTGGCTCTGGCTGTAATCTTTAGTCACAGATCGGCTGCCATAGAAAGATGTGGGCTGGAGGGGAGTTGGACCCAGTGGAGCTGATGGCAGGGGGGAAAGTGCAGTCACATGACTCAGCACAGCAACTCTAAAATACAAGAAGGTCCTGAAGTATATGtagttctgctgggaaaaagTTTACCTGAGGtcctgttctcctctgcctgcTTTAGCTTTTCTTTGCAGCTAAGTAGAAACTTCCTGGATGGGTCAGAAGTGGCCTTGTTGTTGCTAAGAAAATAAGCAAAGTACctaatttttttaaagaaaatccATGCACCTTCACATATAAACTTGCATTTTCCAGCAGTTACACATTAATATAATGTCATTTTCACTACTGTAATAACTTAGGTTCTGGTATTTATCATAATATTACTTTGATAGACAAAAGCATTCAaaacaataatgtaaaacacaaatagcGTAGCCAAGAGTTCTGACAACAAGTTGCACAAGTCAGGCTCTATACTTCAGTGGGAGAAGTCAAAGGTGTTGCTTTTACCTTGAGGAGTCATTTTCCTTGGGGTAGTCCTCAGTTAGATCACTTTCAGAATTAAGGAGCCGCTTTCTTTTTTCACTCCTGAAAAACAGTAAAGATTTATGTCACAAGCCTAGATTCCTGAAAAGGAAAGAACATCTGCTGTGGTGAGAATTGGTTATGTGTGTCACACACATTGCAACAACTagaactgaaaacaacaacatttaagtCTCATGTAGGAAGATTATCAACAGGTCCCGAACTTGTACCACCGAACAAGTTCAAATTAGCCTGCTTGTTCTTGGGGTGATTTGACTTTACCTAGGTTTTGCAGGAGTACAAACAAGAACAACCAAGTTgttaaggaaaagaaaaactgagaaattagaCAATACTGACCATGCTGGATCTTGGATCTGGTAATAAAGAATGCTTGGATACTAAATAACCTGATATCTTGGATAAAAATGACTAACTTCAAATAGAGTTTAGagtttttagcattttaatccaaagctacattttaaaataatgaaaggGCTCACAAGACATAATTTGCATATCAAATGGAGCATCTTACCTATTCTCAGAGAGTCCAGTGCGAGTGGGTGTGGATACTGCTCTGCTCGGGCTGCCAAGAGGCTTCCGTTGTGTTGTGTCCTCGCGGCCTTCTGCACTCTGCCGCCTTGGTGTTGTCTGGAAAATGTTTGGATATTTAACACATATGTAACCTCATCTAAATATTTTGATTTCAAAACATAGTGTTGTTTTGCTACTCACCTGTCTCTCGGCAGAAGGACTTGTCTCATTTTTCACAGAGCGGTTCCCAAGCACACTGAAGTTGGCACTTCCGTGGGAtgattttaaaactgcaaaattAAGAAAGGGTAAGAACACACATAATCTCACAGCAAGtctataataaaactaaaactatttaaagaCAGTTCAAAAATGCTGCTAACAACTGAATtgtaatgtatgtattttaGAGCAATGTTGAACCTGAAATGTCATCCAACAATGTTTGACATCTGATGTATGATATTgtgatgtacattttttttaaagaaacaaaatattttcactgtctACAGTACTGTTTAGAGGTGGCTGTCCCTTAACATACCATGCGTCCTGTGGGATACTGGTGAAACAACAGTATTATTAAATACGCCATCACAACTGGGATGGGAAGCCCTTCTTAGCAGACAGCAAGAGTTAAAGAAATTACTatcattatattaatattatatgtgCTTTAACAAGTTGATGTCAAATCAGCAGACTGAGGATCAACACACTGTTCATCAACAAGCTGGTGTCTTTAGACCTACTCATGTTCTTTAAGAAGAAACAGTCGAAATACAAGGTGACTACACAGTATGATGAGAAGGAACAAGACAAACTTGTACAATCAGAAAAGAGGACAGAGTGGAATTGAATCTGAATGACATGCAACAGAATTAGTGTACATTTTCTGCTTCCTTCAAATTAGGCCAATTTTTATCTAAGgttcatttaaaattcaaaatattttcatgttaaataaactaaaaataaaggCAATAAAGcttaacataaacacacacaaaatatgcGGCAGTGGCTGAAGAGTTGAATGTCAATTGTAAGTGCCAATTCTAACCCCATCCACCCACCTGCCCTTTTTACCACAATTGTGCTGCAAACTGTTATCAAATCTTGGTTTTGAAAATAAGTGGTGTAGTTACCTGACTTTCCCTGCTTCAGCTTTTCCAGGTATTCTTTAGTCTTCTGTGACAAAGTCAGCGGCATCTTGTCTAGGATGATGACACTGTTGTCCTTCAAGGTCAGTATGATTCGATTTTGATTCTGGTTAACGTTCTTCACATTCTGGTTCAGctaagaccaaaaaaaaaaaaattcaagtaagtgtgtgttcatttgctCATGTGAGGACGACTGCCCACCTGCCAACCCACTTGATGGCAAACCAATCTGAGTGACTGAATTTCTACTTGAAACACATGCTatacacatgaaaaatgggtgggtgcaaacaaaaggtgctattgTCCAATTGTATTGGATATATTGTATTAGATCCagacgtaaacacctggaaataaaagctgaaatgttcatcttttgtatcatatttatcttttgatgtcaaacccaaatgttttccgtctacagcaaaaaaaaaggaactggtCTGACTTTTcaaatacttttggaggggagtgaaACTGCGGTCTAGTTAAAATTACATAATCTACCTTATGAGGAGATGTGCACAAAGATACCGCTTCAGTTGCACCCATTACTGTGTAAGTACAAATTAAGCACACATCAAACAATACCTGGAAATTTCTGGAAGCACCACTACAGTTGAACCTTAGACATAGGTTGACTTTGTTGTCCTTTTCCAGAATCTCAAAAGTTCCTTCTTTCCACCTGGTGGTACCCAAGTCTATGCTTGTAAAGCGAATCTTAACAGCGCCACCACTGGAGAGTTTGGGCACTGTGGTTGCCATGGCTTACTATCCAGTTGTTACACCGTCAAGGCTGGGACTTGTGATCAAACAAATCCTAAATAAAGGagattcaataaaaaaaatggtgtCAGTACAGTTATACCAATGTCCGGCATTCGTagattaaaatataatcaatatGCTTTGACCACAACAGTAAGAATACCACTGCGCACGACTTCCACTCAAACAGTATGTTATTAAGTCAATGATGAACTATCATTACTGTCATTGCTCCAGACAGCTGACATTAAAACAGTCAACGAGCTCAAAGAAAAAGTTTACCGATTATAAAGCGAAGATTTGTATTACTCGGCTTATTACAACACAAAACAGTTGCAATTTGCTAAAATTAAAGGCAACAGGTGATGTACTCCGTTTCAAAGCTGACGTTACAAAGCTAATATAACCAAGTAACAAACTGTACTTGGCAGTCCGCGTTGGTCATAGCTTTACTTCTGAGCGCTTGTTGAGAGTCATAACAAAGTCCAAGTCAGCCAAAAGCACCGTAATACAACAGCTAACAGCACACGGCTCATTATCATAAAGACGATAACGTTACACTCTTAGCATAATTTTAGCAACAGCGATGGTTGAAGTCGAGGTACCCACAGTGCCCATGCTAATAATGTTAGCTGGCTAGAGGTTGCATTTACAGCCCATGTAGCCTATGTCAGTTTTAACGTTAGCCATCAAAGTAGTGTTAGCTTAATAGCCAATCTGTATCTCGGCAGCAAAGACGAGTGAAGGTGCACAGCATATTGCGACAACCGTTTTTTTACCTCTAGCTGGGTTAGGAATATTCTTACAAGAACAACAGTCGTACCCATGTGCAAAaccattaaagttaaaaaagcGCGTCAGAGTGACACAACAGCCGAGTTAAATATCTGATATGCAGGCAATGTCCTCCCCTCTTCTACAGACGCTGAATGGATGGAGGAGGCCGACATTAGCACATCTGCTAGCAGGCTAGCGGGAGCTAGCCAACTGGCTAATTTGCCTGATAGTAATATGATGATGAGAACAGTGTCACCGTTTAATTACATCGCCACCGTTCGTTACCTGACGATGATATACACTTGTCTTGAAACGTCTAAATCACACTATCGCTTTCGTAGGTCCTCCGAGGGCAACAAGTCTGTTTTGCCGGCATTCACCTGCTCCCCAGTCTGTGTTGTTGACAGTGGACCCGCACACTACGCTTCGCAACGCTGCTCGATGATGGCGGGAATGTGAAAATTTACAACGGAAATGATAACCGAGAGCGCGTCGGATCCTCTTCTCGCGATACTTCAGGCGCTTGTATTTCGGTTGCCTCCATTGCTAAAGAAAACTCGCTAGCTAAATTGTGTTAAACGATCGGTACCTCTCAGTTTTGACCCTTTTAGAGTGTTATCGATGTACATAAATGAGGACATTCACGTTTTTTCACCCCGTTAGCTCAATGGAGTTATGCCACATGTAACGTTAATGTTGATCTACTCGGATATTGGATTGCGTTTAACAGtaacagctaacgttagcctcGTTTAGCTGTGCGCTATTTACGCTAAATTGAATTGGTTGCagctatttatttttctatttcaccACACTTCAGCTGAAACAGCCGTGTCTAACTGCACTCTGGGACCTTTCAGAGAATGCTGGCGACAGGAGCAGTGAGTATCTGATAGCAGCGTAACCTACTGTACGCCTGTGCCACCTGTCTTAACGCAACGTACCATGGCTTTCTTTGTGTAGTGTTTAGTTAACATTATTTATAAGGGTGTTTAAACCATCTTATTCCATTTAttccataaaaacattttagttagAAGACTGACAAAAAGGAACTTATATCCGCGTTTTGTGACAATGAACAATGTTTGGCTGCACTGTTTTAATGGATATGCCACTGACAAAGTCACGTTTTGACTGTGACATAACTTTCAGTAGCTGAAGGTAACAAATCATGAGCCTGTTCATTCCAAGTTAAAGCTGTTTTTGCCagaaagtcagataaaatgtttatttttgaataCCTCTATCAGATATGCCATTCCATATTGCTGGTATGACTGTTgggtgtttatttaaatatgtaaattttGGTATAACAAAATCAAAAGAAATGCCTCACCCCATATAATCACATTCAGCATTTGGCCAAGCTTAGATGGTGACTGACAGGTATGATGACgatgaatgaattaatgtgttgatgactttttttcttcctattaTAGGCGGTGACTAATGTCACAGCGTTGGCCCAGGTGGACCGGGAGAAGATCTACCAGTGGATCAATGAGTTGTCCAGCCCGGAGACCAGAGAAAATGCTTTACTGGAGCTCAGCAAGAAACGTGAGTCTGTTCCAGATCTGGCACCGATGCTCTGGCATTCCTGTGGAACCATTGCTGCCCTGTTACAGGTATGTCCCACCACTGGTTATAGCAGGTAGGATCTCGTTGTTTGTTGGTGTTCATCAACTGTTCAGTGGCCTTAAtctattttttgttgtttgtttttcaggagatAGTGAACATCTATCCATCTATAAATCCACCAACACTTACAGCTCACCAGTCTAACAGAGTTTGCAATGCCTTGGCACTACTGCAGTGTGTTGCCTCACACCCAGAGACACGGTAATGGGACATTTCATTAACTAACTTGCTTGTTTTACAGCTAGTCAAGGCAGACTGTGTTTAGAAGCTTTGACAGTGTAATGCTCCAAAAAGCCATATCTACTTAATGTAAAAGTATGGGGTATTTTATCAACAGGGACTGTGTCTTATATCTGAGAGCTGAGTTAATCCCTGGTCTTGGTGAAGTCAGTTTCTATAGCTATGAAAGTGATCTTAGGGTTGATGTTTAACAAataattattgatattatttatttaacatgtgGTCTCTGTCAAGTTATATTGATTAAAGTGCTTTTAATTCTTTGTTCCACACCAGGTCAGCTTTTCTTGCTGCTCACATCCCTCTTTTCCTTTACCCTTTTCTGCACACTGTGAGCAAAACACGGCCATTTGAGTACCTGCGACTCACCAGCCTTGGAGTGATTGGTAAACCCTCTTCCCTCCTTTTCACTTTTTGAATAAGTGTTATCTCCACAAATTGGCATCTTTGTCATTCTCATCATGACCTATTTGCTGCAGGTGCCCTGGTCAAAACAGATGAACAAGAAGTGATTAATTTCCTCCTCACCACCGAAATTATCCCGCTTTGTCTCCGCATTATGGAATCAGGCAGTGAACTCTCCAAGACGGTACTTTTAGTTGAACtagcttattttattttgctcttaagctaaagaaaaatgtatatttatatcaGTACATCAGTGCCTGACTTGGTCCTACAGCTTACCATTCTTGACTTTGGCAGGTTGCAACTTTCATACTGCAGAAGATTCTGCTGGACGACACCGGGCTGGCCTACATATGTCAGACATATGAACGTTTCTCCCATGTGGCCATGATCCTTGTGAGTCTCCCTTGAGAAACATCCAAATTTGActaaatatacagtggcaaggcaaag
This Anabas testudineus chromosome 21, fAnaTes1.2, whole genome shotgun sequence DNA region includes the following protein-coding sequences:
- the usp37 gene encoding ubiquitin carboxyl-terminal hydrolase 37, coding for MATTVPKLSSGGAVKIRFTSIDLGTTRWKEGTFEILEKDNKVNLCLRFNCSGASRNFQLNQNVKNVNQNQNRIILTLKDNSVIILDKMPLTLSQKTKEYLEKLKQGKSVLKSSHGSANFSVLGNRSVKNETSPSAERQTTPRRQSAEGREDTTQRKPLGSPSRAVSTPTRTGLSENRSEKRKRLLNSESDLTEDYPKENDSSSNNKATSDPSRKFLLSCKEKLKQAEENRTSAPLGPTPLQPTSFYGSRSVTKDYSQSHSFLDRPSSTAQTSTTKRSLMLPNHSTPFKKVRTSLDYGGWNKQRPSTLAPTQPPLQGFSNLGNTCYMNAILQSLFSLPSFSNDMLKQSIPWRKVPINALLRRFAHLMVKKDVGCPETKKDLLRKVKSAISTTAERFSGNMQNDAHEFLSQCLDQLKDDVEKMNKSWTNEAASFSVASENGQEATTSTVKAEPGEEVDTSRIYTCPVAVNMEFEVQHTITCKGCGEVVTKREQFNDLSIDLPRRKKTLPLRSIQDSLDLFFRMEEIEYSCEKCNGKAATVTHKFSKLPRVLILHLKRYSFNAQLSLNSKLGQQVVIPRYLTLLSHCTESTRPPVCLGWSSQAMSRTLKTSQSVNSSTAPLRRIGGKVANSSSTSVLVDSDCEEEPNRRVNASRKRRLSSCLPDNDDRLEERGAAMDSEDFSGINDDEMLAAVLEMSRQEAGLSAPPPLEDEPTSSPDTGFGDTDAHDLSYHTDLLETHAKQPADMLDSLDLTMDENKENQTPEGVQQQGELDWVQQYSLDQEREEQELQQALAQSLQEHEAQEMREDDDLKRATELSLQEFNNSLPELLGSDDDSGNEDVLDMEYTEAEAEILKRNAESGELANSFRLISVVSHIGSSSSSGHYISDVYDMKKQSWLTYNDLDVSRTQEAAVRRDRDRSGYIFFYMHKDVFEQLSEMERAGASSTSEAGRNVLQPL
- the LOC113172997 gene encoding CCR4-NOT transcription complex subunit 9, whose protein sequence is MLATGAAVTNVTALAQVDREKIYQWINELSSPETRENALLELSKKRESVPDLAPMLWHSCGTIAALLQEIVNIYPSINPPTLTAHQSNRVCNALALLQCVASHPETRSAFLAAHIPLFLYPFLHTVSKTRPFEYLRLTSLGVIGALVKTDEQEVINFLLTTEIIPLCLRIMESGSELSKTVATFILQKILLDDTGLAYICQTYERFSHVAMILGKMVLQLSKEPSARLLKHVVRCYLRLSDNLRAREALRQCLPDQLKDSTFAQVLKDDTTTKRWLAQLVKNLQEGQVTDARGIPLAPQ